The stretch of DNA ttgaataTTCCTAGCTAGTAACTACACAAAAACTTTGTTGGTTTCTAATACGGAATATCGGCTTCTCCTGTTGCAATATCTATCTCGCCAAGAGCTATGTTAATAGGTTTCATTTCTACACTCAAAGGACAAATCTATCTAGGAACCggttatttttttgcaacctatgatttttttttttctattatttttcgGCAAGCAAATCCGGTGACTACCAGTGGTGAATCTTGAACAAGATTgtttctattttctttttctggTTACACTTTAGGTGACTAGATGGACGGGACTTCTCCCGAATAAAcgtttcttctttatatTGACTTGTTTCAGGAGtgtcaaaaaagaaatttttcgGGGCAGATCCCCCTTACACACTCTTCTAGAAcatcaagaaaaagaaaaccaaaCCCATTTTTGCAACTGGTTTACTATATCTTCATTACAGAAACAAATTCTAATCTATACACCTCAGAAAACTATAAATTCATCCAATATCCTCTCCCSKTTTTtcacaatttcaattctttttcatcactACAAACCAATCTTCAATCTTCCACATGCAACTATTCCAGAATATTCTTGTTTCCATTGCTTTGCTCACACAGATAGTTTTTGCTATTGAGATCACCGAAAACAAGGTCGATCGAGGCACAGTCACCTTGAACTTGAGCGACATTACCATTTACCCTGGGGCTTCCTGGTCTATTATCGACAATGCTTACACCAGCTTCGTTGGTAAGTTAGACGTCAGGGATGGTGCGGGGTTGTATATCTCCCTGACCTCTCATCTTTTGGCCCTTCAAGTCAGTTTAACAGCATTGCTCCACTCCATCACCAACAACGGAGTCGTCTCCTTTGACTCGCGTATTTCCAGAACCTCGTCCTCCTATGACTTGCGAGGCGTCTCCTTCACCAACAACGGGGAAATGTACTTTGCTGCTTCCGGTGAGTTCTCCAGCCCCACTGCACTCACTTCTGCCCTGTGGACCAACACCGGGTTATTGCTGTtttaccaaaatcaaagaacCTCCGGCACCGTAAGTCTTGGTATGCCCTTGGGATCCATCACCAACACCGGTCAAGTCTGTTTGAATAACCAGGTCTACGAACAAACAACCCAAATTAAGGGTTCGGGTTGTTTCACTGCCAACGGCGACTCCACCATTTACATCTCCAACGTTTTGTTAGCTGTTTCCCCCAAACAGAACTTTTACTTGACCGACAAGGGTTCCTCCATGATTGTCCAAGCCGTATCTACCACACAAACGTTCAACGTCTATGGTTTTGGGGAAGGTAACAAAATTGGGTTGACTATTCCATTGATGGGAAATCTCTGGAATTCAGCATACGCTTATGACACCACTTCTGGTATCTTGACCTTGAGAAATCTTTTGcttgaacaaaaatttaACATCGGTACAGGGTACGATCCATCAAAATTCCAAGTGGTCACTGATTCAGGTTCTGGTATTCCATCCACCATTTTAGGGTCTGTTGCATATTACGGGCGTGTTCCAGAAAGAACCTTACCAAAGTCTTGTCAGATTCCTTGCAAGCCAATACCAGAGGCTCCAGgaacaacaccaacacaATACACTACTACCATCACAAAAACCAACACTGCCGGCAACACCGTCACCGAAAGTGGTGTTGTTAACGTTCTGACAGATAAAGGCGGCTCATGgttcaccaccacctcaATGTTCCCAGCATTGTCCACTGCCCCATCCACTGCAACTGTTTTCTCTAGTGACACCATTATGTCAACAGTTGAACCTGATACCACAGAATTGGCCTCACTCACAGATATCCCTATCGAAACATCATCAGTTGAAGAGTTGTTAAGTGTTATGTCTAATTGGGAAATATCTTCTGCTCCAACTTTATCCATTGAAACACCTGTCTCAAGTCACCACTCTTCTATGCAACATTCATCCTTTGAATCTTCTGCTGATATCAATACCGTATTTTCCAGCGAGTCTGCATTTGAAACAGCCAGTGACTATATTGTTTCCACGCCTTCACTGATTTCACATTCAACCATGGTACCTCAATCGTCTGTTTCTGCCTTGTCCGTTGTTAGTGAGTCGCTCGCTTCTGCTGAGCCATCATTTGTCGTCCCAAGTGAATCATTCATCTTCAGTGCATCTTCTGCTGCCCCCCAACCATCTAGCAGTACTTATTCAGTCTCATTCACCACACAATTTGAAACCCCATCTTCTGCTGGTCCCTCATTGGTTACTTCTGTTGAATCAAATACTGAACTTATTTCATCTGCCACTCAATCCAGTGATATACAAACTGAGTTCACTTCCACTTGGACTACTACCAATTCTGATGGTTCTGTTGTTACTGAATCAGGTATCATAAGCCAATCAGGTACTTCATTAACCACCTTGACAACCTTCCAGCCAGCCACTTCATTAGTTGTTCCACCATATAGTGTCATTGAAACTGAGTTTACATCAACTTGGACCACCACAAACTCAGACAGCTCAGTGGCTACTGAATCTGGTGTGGTTAGTCAATCAGACACTTTATTAACAACCGTGACTACTTTCCCTCCTGCACCATCTGCTATTGTACCTGAATTCACATCACCTTGGAAAATCAACACTTCAATTGAGTCTAGTGAAACATTAACTGTTAGTGCCAGCTCATATGAGACAGTGGGTGAATCATTGGCTGCTGCTACCTCATCATACTTGTCTTCTGctactgttgttgttgctccCTCAGAATCTGAAATCAATACTAGCAGCTCAatattgaataatgaaGAGATTGCTTCTGCTCCAGTCTCCGACACAACGTCTATTGCTGAACACCATGATGGCTCATTATCCATGACCACAACTGAATTTGTGAACAGCAATTCCCTTCCATCATCTCATCTGATTGTCACTGCCACCATCACCAGTTGTAACAAATCCAAGTGTTCTGAAAGTGTTGTTACCTATGTCTCAAGCGTTTCCTGTGCCACTATTACTGTGGGAGATTCCGagaaaaatatttccaCTGTTGGTAATAATGTCAGTAGTATCGTGGGTGACGATGTTTCCAACACACAAGCCATCACAATGGCAACTTCCACAGAAGGTGCTACTACCCTCACAAGTGTTTCAGGTGCTAAACCATCAGTTGCTAACGATGCCACTAACAGTGTACACACCACTGATTATACTACTGCCACTACTGGCGTCCAAAATGGTTCCAGTTTGTCAATTCCATCAGACATCCCCATTGAAATTTCTGTCATCACACCGactaattcttcttcttcggcAATTACCATTCCATATGAAAACGGATCCAATAAAGAACTGattgaaaatatcaaatacttGGCATTGGTAGTTTTCGGATTGATGATGTTTATGTgatcaatatatataatcaCTTCCAYAAATTTTTTKttttgttatttttgtttgttgttgttgtatagCACTATAGATTAATTATAGATTATCTTTATCataatatattcaattttattatccATTATCGACTGTTGTTTGTAAAGACATTAATATACTTTACTGAACTTGGATTTGGTTCNNNNNNNNNNNNNNNNNNNNNNNNNNNNNNNNNNNNNNTCTTCGAATAAAATTATATGATGTCTTTGGTTACGAAGTTGGATAAAATACCAACCCCTAGTATAAGTCAAGTTTGGGggtaatttttcaaagagAAAGTCCAATGCCCTCTTTTCTGGTAGGTGGTTATCTAACAGTACCtgtttttttggaaatacCACGGTCAATTGAATATCACATGTCTATAATGCAGGTaaccaaataaaattaaGCACAACAATAAAGACCTGTTTAAAAAAACCAATTCCAAGCTACAATGGTTGTAATAAACGCGATTGGCATAGATTGGTTAGGACTCGATGGTTTAAGCTGAACCTAAAAAGTAAAACCATGCTAGTGGCTTTAAGCATAAAAAAAGGGGCATAATTGATGTAGAGCTGTTGTCATCTGTAGTTTGTACAAAGAGATTGTAGATGGTATTCTGATATCACTTAACCGTAGTTTacttgatgaaaaattttgctCCCAAATTGCAATTCCTTGTTCTTTACCCCTATAGAATATATCCAGCGGAAATATGAACAAAATTgtcctttttcttcatgTCCTTCACTATTGTGTAAGTTAGCTTTTTTCACAATATTAGTTTTCATTCAAACTTGCAGCCTCATGTTCGTTCCCTTTATTTCCACAAAATACACAAGAAGTATCACAAATACtatcaaattataatgTACCACGTAATACCCAACAGGAGTCTAAAGTCAGAATTTTAGAACCTTGACATTGAAAACTAATTTGTCGAGCCTTCAAGTCTTTTGATTCATTGAAGAGGCACTTTTAAATTACTGTTTTGTAGAAAGAGTATTTAATACTTTAGTTTTGTGGTTGTATTTTTATGTTTTCTCCAACCCTGGCTGACTAAAggtcaaataaaaaagacGATAGATACAAGGTATCACTTGATTTTAATTATGTTGTTATGGTTATGGTTATTTTTGGCAACAAGGCAATGTGGTGGTTAtgttgattattaaatttcattataCGTAAATACAACACGAAAACGTCCTCACTGTTGAATAATACTAGCATTGTTATGCAATTTTATAACAAAGATACGTTGTAGACAATAGTTTGAAACCATCTTGTTGCTATAAATAGCTCGTGAATAAGTTccaaattaattaaagataGGTAAACGTATTACTAGCAAAGCCACGATGAAACATGCCCTGCGTGGTTGTCGAACTAAGCAATTTTTGACTTCGCTAGCAATTAATTTACTCGTAgcttttcaaaatcataaaCCAAAAGagcttcttcttcgttTTGGAATGCATAaaacagaaacaaaaatGGCATAGACGGGAAGTGTATTCAGTTTTgtgataaatatatatcGAAAGAATTTTAACTAAGAAAATGCTTGGTTCAAAGATTTAGAGAAGGATGTCCGTGGCTCATCAGAAACTGTGGCTCGATAATTCTAATCAAAACTGGGATAAGTCATTTACAGTAACCCTACTTCTAGATGTTCAATTAGATTCAGTAGTAACCTCTCTATAGTGTTGTAgtatatttttattctcATTGTGGCAGTTACGTGTGCCCTGCAAAACCACGTCAGTTTGTTAAGTTTGCAAACCCATTGAGAAACATGTGTTTATGTCCCACTCACCCCCCTCTTCGTCTCCTTAAAATGTGCATAAATTATCTAACCGACGACGGTTATAATTTTACTGTACAAGAGCAAGAATACCCTTTGCAATATTCACGCTTTAATATTCTTATGCcaatcaattcaacttCATATATGTTAGatcattttgttttttgttgctgGCGTTGGGTTAGGTATTTAGTTTTTGCAGATCTCTGAAATATAAACCCTATCATAACCACTAACCCGAGCTCATAACCATAACagcaaaattatttatgaCGATCACAGAATTAAACAGTTGACACGACACACACAAAGCCATCCCAAAAGGTATGACTTTACGGGTcccttgttgttgatgatcGTTGTGCATTGCACcaagaattaaattgaCTAAGGGCACCAAGGAAATGACCACAACAATTTCCATATTTCTTGGTAATGCCGTCTAAATCTCTCAGGTTTAACTGATGAACGAGACGATAGAACAATAATAACGTCGGATTTAAACGATGAATGCttacattttcaaaaaaaaaaaaaataacaaaaaccaaaagtTTTAGATAAATTCCTGCAAAAATTAACAAAGAGTGTTGGTAATATTAAGAGAaatactttttctttcagtTGTATCAGGTTGGTTTTCCTCTAGTTAGTATCTGAATCCTTAGTAACCGTTTACAAGATATTATTTCACATTTCTTTGACAATAGCAACATCTAGCataaaaacttgaaattaCACAATTAATGAAGAACCAATAGACTTTTCGTGATTCTGGAACTACCAAGAATACCAACTTTTATTCCTTccttcaaaatttttatgaGTTGAATAAAATGTGGTCATCCAAAAAACTATGTATTTTCCACCACTTCCAACTTTATTGGAAGAATCAACTCCGTCTAGTATGTGTTTGTATGGGTCAGCACAAGTCGGTCCGTGTTCACGGGAGTCGGGACTTTCTGGAAAACTAATCAAATTTAGctattttttattgttagtTTAATAGCTAAAAGTTAAAACTGTTGACTTCTATATTTTACCACACTTTGCACCAAcacaattttaaaattaaaccCGGTTAAGAACTTTTTCTGTTTCAGTTCTAAAACAGATTGAAAATTGCGTTTCTCATCcagtttttctttttctttttcaaatagaTCTTGATATGGTCATGAATTCATAATCCAAGTGTATACTtgcaaaatcaaaaacttgaaaaaaaaaaaagaggggGAGTGGGGAAGAGGGAGAAGGAGAAGGAGAAGGAGGGGAGGTAATTGAAAAGTAATGTAACTCACCATAGTCATAGATTACATATCTTTCAGCCataaagatgaaattgaatcaagTATGAGCCTTAAAGGTTTTATCTTTCTTTGATTATTTGTAACTCACCATTCAGGGTTGACATTTTCTCTTATTCTTGCATCTTATCTACTGTGTTTGAAGTATCTTTTAAACATACTACAAATAACTTTTCTCTGATTGAACAACTACAGATCTTGATGTTGCTACGTCGAAGACCAAAAATCTTAATTATCATATAGTCTTAGTATATGGAAAACAAGCATTAATACTACGACGACTCGTATTATTTTTACTGAACTCAAGCTTGATACAATCAGATTAGGAGAGTGTTGTTAGTATAcgattttgtttgtttgaataAGGTTGAAAGGCCTTTTGGAACcttaaatttgaataaactgagatattcaatattacaattgaaaacggatttttattgtttgcaAAGCTAAAAAGGTTCAACTTTAACTTTTACTTGGAAGTGGGAAAACTGTACATCAATAGGTCTAAACACCAGAGATGGTATAGATATTAGAAACTTGGATTAGTAATATTAGTAATAATCTTTTTCTAATCAATCAAGAAATGTATTCTATCTTAACTttaaaattctttaatttatttaccACCAACAAAAGTTAAATGTCCCAACAAAGAGTAATGATAAATCTATTTTTATGATTAATGTGActaaaaacaataacatgGTTCATCAAGCATTGCAatctaaaaaaaacgaaCTCATTCTTTTGAACTaagttgaaattattatattttatattgttgaaagaTAAAACAAAGCAACTAAAAgtgttcttttttttcctatATGTGGCAATAGCTGcaaaatgaattaaataacTGAAAATAAGTTTTTCATCTAAGAATCTATTATTTTCTATCTGAATGTTTGTATAATAGATGTGAATGCCTCGGACTTTAATCTCCACAAGGATGTTATCACGGATAGATTTAAACAATCTATTTTAATTAACCTAAAAGgtgttttgaaaatgtgACTAATCTTGTAGGCATTAGACCTGGGCCCAAACTTTACCATTACTCAAGTCTAGTAGTAGTTGGCAAATGAAAGAGTCAGAACATATCATTTTCACTACATAGTAGACACAGTAACtgtccaaaaaaaaagaaatagatCATAAACATCTCCTTGAATTcttttatcattttctaGAATCCTCTTGTAGTAAAATTTCGAACaccaatgaaaatgaagagaATTTTGGTTTTACATCTTGACTATCAACTAAAAACTTTGTCAGTAATgatattttcttctttaccaaaaaaaaaaggtttaTTGGagcaaaaacaaaaattgaaagaaaaacatAAACAAGAGTGGTTATGAAACTGGGCCAGCTAATCCAAATGTTATATGCACCAATGACAAAGATCAGCCTGCGTTatgaaaaaacaaaaggtTGAGGAGGTTTTCCAGATAGGTAAACACACATGGAATCCTGAAATATCATTTTGCGTTATGCCAACAAATATATGGTTTTAAATGGATTAGATGATCAATTGTATATGATTTTCATTACCACAGTATGTATTGGCAGGAAAATTGGCACTGAGTGTAAGGCGAAGACAACAATAGTATAGCTCTCCACGTACTGTGCGCACGAAAAACATTATTTTATGTGCTAAAATACGTAAATCAGACAACCAATATATTGTAGTTAGTTTTGATGACCCTTGTATGTCAAATTAATGTGACAAACTTCTATAGGAAACGATTAAAAGAGAGGGAACCTATATCACAAAGAACtttcttgaaaaatgaGTGTTGTCAagcgaaaaaaaaaaaggagtCGAGCTCTTTTGTGTCGTCTGACAATTTTTAATACGACCACCAGAAACTCTTATCGgcacaaaaaaaaatatctcaaaaagtatatataaataGTTACAGTGGTTATTGTTATAAAGAGGTTTTGGTTAGTAtgtttttatttatcaGTAGAAAATTAGAAGTGGCTCAAAATCCTAGTAAAACATCTTTATTAGACGGTTAATAGATCCTTTCTTGGTCATTGAATTGTGGATCTGTTGGTTGAAATTGGTTTaatcgtttttttttttgttttttaacCTCTGTCACTCGCAATCGGaaatatgaaatttataaattgcACAAAAAGACCCAAACTAAACCGAACCTGTTGTACTTTCTTCGACTGCCACATGCACTATCCACTCGCTTATTCACTCCATTTTTGATTGCCTTTTGAATTGTTAAACAATGACATTCAGTTTTTTACGTATTGAAGTGAAACAAGTTGTTGACAATAAAACACTACATTCTGTTTAAGGTTAACTAATCAGTATCATATAGTACACTTGTCATTAATGGTTAACATTTTAACTTTAAAGTTTTAGGAAGCTAACAATTGTTTAAGTTTTTAATtgcaaaaatataataataaaaacaacaaaccaagaaaatggtttccaatattgaaaattttaatcATTTCCGGGATCATAACCCGGAAATGGTGTTTTATTCCATAAATTTAGCCCAAATTGCATTTAACACTACAAAGCTTGCACAAGCAGATACATAAATTGCCTGATGGAGACGGTGTAAccatcaagaaaaaaaatacactAAGACCAATATACATCAGTTAACCTGGCGAGCAGTATGATTTAAggttaaaattaaaagaatttcTAAACAACTTAGAAACTATGAGTTAACAGTATAGACAATAGTAAGGATGAACTAAAatatgaaagaaaaaaatcataACGGAAATGCACGAGAtggaaaaaagaaaaataaaagataaGACTATCTATCAAGGTTACTAAAAGTAGAagagaataaaaaaaatcacaTCATActgaaattcaattgaactTGCTAAAACGTAAAGGagaatcattttcaaatagcTTTTATTTGGCTTCGTTGGCAAATAAAGGCACTTAATCAAACAGTAGAACCAAATTGCCTCTTAAATTATGCCGCATTCCAAGAATTATGCAAATTTCAGTCTTTGTTGTGACGTGTTTTCCAATTCGCATTTGACATGCATTTATATAATACGCCTGTCAAAAACATATCATTGGTTATAATTACGCTTGCCAAATATGCAACTCCTTGTGACGATTGACgttaaaatcaaaacgAAAAAGACTGCAAACACCACCACGAACCAAATTATTAAAggcattttttttttgtgatGGGTTAAATCATAAAACCACTAAGCATATATCGGTAATAGTTACGAGAAATGATCATGTATATTAGAATAGGAGATTTTTCCAAAACTGGAAACTCAGCTTGCATGATGTATACAAACCGATATTTTGTACTCAAATTTCAGGTTACATTAATTTACTAGGTTAGAATTGGGTGGTGACACACTGCTAATAAATGATACTGGTCTTGTTGAATCAAGGTTGCATTGCCATTCCTTAAATTATGCACGCCCCCGCCATTTTCGTATTACAAGTTCGAAGTgatgtttctttttctttttttaatttcattctAGACACATTAACATTGAGAAGTAATTAAGAGAAGGTTCTTTTGTATGCATTTGGAACACTCAACTAATTAAAGAGTAACTATCGTTTATTCTCAATATAATTCCAATCCCTGTTGAAAACTAAGAATTTTATGAAGCACATTGTTATGCAAGGATTATTCTAATAACAactttcctttttttgttttgttttgtattcaacaatttgaaaatacaaaaatgGGTCTACGTCCACCCTAGTTTGTTAATATTGTGAATGTTGGCATAATTTTTGTGGTGTTTATGCACTTAACAATTtgctcaacaacaacaggaAAGAAGTCAAAAACTTTTCTGTggcagaaaaaaaaaatacaggGCAAAATGAGAGAATCGCCCAATTgcaaaatttgaaaaggGCGGGTGCATCGTAATAATCAAGTCTAGTCTTGTCCttcttattattagaattggGCAATATTTGTCGAggttcaattaaatcacaatttttcatcaatggTTTTCAAATGAAAAGGCATTTTTTTACGGCCAGAGTCATATTAAAACTTGCTTTACAGCACGACTAGCTTGTATGAAATTAGTAAAACAGGTAAAGAGGGGTAGTAATTAGGAGAATCTATCAATATATTCCATCTAATTTGTAAATTCTCCAGTTCAGTTAAGCGCATAACTCAATACCAAGGGCACATAACCATTTTTGCTGTACACTGCTATTTGTAAACCATTATTAAGGAGATTGTAAAGTAAAGTATGGTTTGATTATCTATACTAATACTGATAATAAACTCTTCTACATGTTCAAAATATAGCAAAATAAAACCAGATTTTTAAGAGATTCACAATTACTTGGTGCactttttaaaataaacCCGTTAGGCGTAATAACATTAAATTGCTTGTAAAAAGAAagtccttttttttttcttctcatTTATTCACTTTATTGTTTCCTTGGAAATCCTAGAGAATTTACAGGGGTTGCTCGTGTTACAAGGgtattttcttgttcattttcAACCCTAATACCCCCtgtatttttcaattttttttctgtagCAAATAAAAGCCtaataaacaatacaaGTGGTTTCTTGTGTTATGAGCATTTACCTTAGGTTGTAACTAATGGGCTATTGGGTTTGTAAGAAtggtcttttttttgtattcggtttcaagaaataattTCGTAACCAGGAGTTTATAACCCACTAATAGATATGTACAAGGGGGTAGTTGATGAATTTACACTTGGTAGTTATAATGACACAAAGctcattttcaacaaaaaaaaatacttcTTTAGCTATTGcatttgtatttttttagtCACAAACTTAGTGTAATGAATTTAAGAATTTGTACACTTCCATGAAGGTTTCAATTATAGAAGGAACAAACGATTAACAATGAAGAACCATTCTGCTTCtgatgattattataatttgcTTTTAggaaaaaccaaaaaataatttttttttttttgaaaatatcaCAAACAGATCATAAAATTTGTGGCCCACTATTCACCAAGCCTGTCAGATTTCTAAATTCAGTTTCTGTTTAACAATATATGTCCTCCCCCCCACCCCCCTCCctaaaaaataatacagACCTTCGAATACTTTCTGAACACCTCTCTTTTAGTCAGaatcgtttttttttttgtgagTTTCTTCGATTTTAGCACACATGTGTTTAGTTATTCTACattgtttatatttgtttattatgtATAGATATTCCtgatttaattgttaaTGTGTCTATAAATATCATCACGAATCTGCCAAACATAAATATACAGAGATTTCCCCGTtggtttaattttttttcatatttgatttttctttttttatggTTCCTTTTCAGTTCAAGCTGATTATGATCTTAGAGCTAAAAACCAACATATTCAATTAACTGCTACTTTATTCTTACAATTAGtgttttttcatttgttacAAAGCCGTACATTCTTTCAAGTTACCACCTAACTCAAGTCCTCCCACAATATTCTCAACCTATTCCAGAAACttaataatcaaaacaGTTTCACGTTATATTTGCTTTTTCACTTTCAAAAACCctatttattaattgcCCTGTTTGGTCAATTTCCAcgagaagaaaaagataaagCTTAATTAGATCTAAAGAATTTTATCAACGTCTATTGTTCCATATTACTACTGTATTTGTTCTAgtcattgttgttttttttactgCAGTTAAGCTTTCATCCGTTTCTTTGGTCTACTTTGTCGTGGAAATAACTTCCCACTAACATTTCCTCACTAAATTATAGCCATAGAGATACTATCAACAAAGACCCTTAATTTCTTTACCCTTTTAGTCACAAAAAGctattataataattgcTATCATTATCTAAAGGTTTCCTGATACTAATTGTTGcttcttaatttttttaatattccgtcagtttcttctttccaCCACCCCTCCGAGTATCTGAAACGCAACTTCTACTTGGAAAAAGAATCACAAttagaatttttttaaatttttattttttacaACTTTGCTTCCACATATAATAGAACATAGTATCCACCATTTTGTCCACAATCGCTACAGCCTCGGGTGCTTATTACTTAAAACCATTGACAATGGATCAAACATATTTGgaccaacaacaattggatGCAAATGTGAATCACCAACAATTATCCCAAGATACTAATCTGAttccacaacaacaattgcaacagcaacaacagccgTTGCAACAATTACAGCagtaccaacaacaaccactaAGCAATGCAAACTTTTCTGGTGACAACAGATTTCAGCAATATCAACCACGAGTAACTCCTTCGGTTTCTTCTTCGCAACAATCAATACATAATACCACCGGATATGTAACAATGCATAGTGGTAATTACACCCCTAATCAGCAATATGGTGTGCCAAATCAATACACTGTactccaacaacaaccaccacgACAACAATCATATGAAGAGAATATTAATCCTCTCAGTTATAATAGTAATTATAGAACATTGAGTGCCCCTATCCCACCATTACATATTCAACATCAATTGGCTTCCAAACAAAATCAGGACCAAAACCAATCACAAAACCGTTACGAGCAATCTTCAATGACAAGCATACATACAAATGACAACAGCTCATCAGTTAACAATTCTCCAAACACGATGATGATCAAGCAAGAGCATTCCACTTTTCAACCACAACATAGTAATGAAGGTAGTAGTGCATATCATCCAGttgatcaacaaaatcatcaacagcaacaacagcctcagcaacagcaacagcctcagcaacagcaacagcctcagcaacagcaacagccTCAGCAACCAATGACTAGATCCATTTGTACCAGGTGTAAAAAAGGATTTGACCAACCAATAATTTATCCAAAATCAAGCAATTCTACCAATGGTAACAACAGCAATGGACAAAATTCGTCATCAATACCTCCGCCTGAGCCAAGAACT from Candida albicans SC5314 chromosome R, complete sequence encodes:
- the IFF9 gene encoding Iff9p (Predicted GPI-linked cell-wall protein; similar to Hyr1; induced in low iron; possibly an essential gene, disruptants not obtained by UAU1 method) is translated as MQLFQNILVSIALLTQIVFAIEITENKVDRGTVTLNLSDITIYPGASWSIIDNAYTSFVGKLDVRDGAGLYISSTSHLLALQVSLTALLHSITNNGVVSFDSRISRTSSSYDLRGVSFTNNGEMYFAASGEFSSPTALTSASWTNTGLLSFYQNQRTSGTVSLGMPLGSITNTGQVCLNNQVYEQTTQIKGSGCFTANGDSTIYISNVLLAVSPKQNFYLTDKGSSMIVQAVSTTQTFNVYGFGEGNKIGLTIPLMGNLWNSAYAYDTTSGILTLRNLLLEQKFNIGTGYDPSKFQVVTDSGSGIPSTILGSVAYYGRVPERTLPKSCQIPCKPIPEAPGTTPTQYTTTITKTNTAGNTVTESGVVNVSTDKGGSWFTTTSMFPALSTAPSTATVFSSDTIMSTVEPDTTELASLTDIPIETSSVEELLSVMSNWEISSAPTLSIETPVSSHHSSMQHSSFESSADINTVFSSESAFETASDYIVSTPSSISHSTMVPQSSVSALSVVSESLASAEPSFVVPSESFIFSASSAAPQPSSSTYSVSFTTQFETPSSAGPSLVTSVESNTELISSATQSSDIQTEFTSTWTTTNSDGSVVTESGIISQSGTSLTTLTTFQPATSLVVPPYSVIETEFTSTWTTTNSDSSVATESGVVSQSDTLLTTVTTFPPAPSAIVPEFTSPWKINTSIESSETLTVSASSYETVGESLAAATSSYLSSATVVVAPSESEINTSSSILNNEEIASAPVSDTTSIAEHHDGSLSMTTTEFVNSNSLPSSHSIVTATITSCNKSKCSESVVTYVSSVSCATITVGDSEKNISTVGNNVSSIVGDDVSNTQAITMATSTEGATTLTSVSGAKPSVANDATNSVHTTDYTTATTGVQNGSSLSIPSDIPIEISVITPTNSSSSAITIPYENGSNKESIENIKYLALVVFGLMMFM